From a single Brassica rapa cultivar Chiifu-401-42 chromosome A01, CAAS_Brap_v3.01, whole genome shotgun sequence genomic region:
- the LOC103838863 gene encoding histone H1, translated as MDPSLSSDPHRPQQYSPFPQYPPSNSPFVSAPNLPFYGVNQTPFNTHVSPPQPQTQTQTQTPPPYSELIVEAIAHLNEPEGSSKMAISRYIERSNPVLPTDHQALLAHHLKTLKNCGVLSMVKKSYKLAASSSAPESVAVAAAAAAAGLAPPPPRSESPLDPAPLSASQPQKRGRGRPPKPKPEASPQQQQQLIIAQPNAVQLNGQPSWEQPQFPVPSPTQTGTESAKRGPGRPRKDGSAPIPRPAGMSVIMKRRGRPPGRRAAGRQRKPLSVSSTASVFPYVANGARRRGRPRRVDSGGVPVAAPAGGEAVAAAPGIKRGRGRPPKIGGVKNRLITKPKRGRGRPVGRPRKNPWPVTVATGALESAYGELKAKLDLYNEKAKEILNVLNTGITSNDNQAAVEAAQKLEGLISMMTVEPQAVEEAQPEEAAPQTEAEEPQEGEGHGQEREGEEEQAPTDQTQVQTDAEAMQEALF; from the exons ATGGATCCATCTCTTTCCAGTGATCCTCACCGTCCTCAACAGTACTCTCCTTTCCCTCAATACCCACCCTCCAACAGCCCTTTCGTCTCCGCTCCGAATCTCCCCTTTTACGGTGTTAACCAAACTCCGTTCAACACCCATGTCTCCCCACCGCAGCCGCAAACGCAAACGCAAACGCAGACGCCTCCTCCTTACTCCGAA TTGATTGTGGAGGCGATTGCGCATTTGAACGAGCCTGAGGGTTCGAGCAAGATGGCGATTTCGAGGTACATCGAGAGATCTAACCCTGTTTTACCCACCGATCACCAAGCTTTGCTCGCTCACCATCTCAAGACCTTGAAGAACTGTGGCGTTCTTTCTATGGTCAAGAAGTCTTACAAGCTCGCCGCTTCTTCCTCTGCTCCCGAGAGCGTCGCTGTCGCGGCCGCCGCCGCCGCTGCAGGTctggctcctcctcctcccagaTCTGAATCTCCTCTCGATCCGGCGCCTCTCTCTGCTTCTCAGCCGCAGAAGCGAGGACGTGGACGACCTCCTAAGCCCAAGCCTGAAGCTTCAccacaacaacagcaacaactcATCATTGCTCAACCCAACGCTGTCCAGCTTAACGGGCAGCCAAGCTGGGAGCAACCTCAGTTTCCTGTCCCCAGTCCGACGCAGACGGGTACTGAGTCTGCAAAGAGAGGGCCTGGTCGTCCGAGAAAGGACGGATCTGCTCCGATCCCTCGACCTGCGGGCATGTCTGTGATCATGAAGCGAAGAGGCAGGCCACCGGGTCGTAGAGCTGCCGGGAGACAGAGGAAGCCCTTGTCAGTCTCCTCCACCGCCTCTGTGTTTCCTTACGTCGCTAACGGCGCTAGACGCCGTGGAAGGCCAAGGAGAGTTGACTCTGGTGGCGTCCCCGTTGCTGCTCCAGCTGGTGGAGAAGCTGTAGCGGCTGCGCCAGGGATAAAGCGTGGACGAGGAAGACCACCTAAGATCGGTGGTGTTAAGAATAGGCTCATCACGAAGCCTAAGCGTGGACGAGGACGTCCCGTTGGTAGACCCAGAAAG AACCCATGGCCCGTGACGGTAGCTACTGGTGCACTAGAGTCTGCCTATGGAGAACTCAAGGCAAAGCTTGATCTCTAT AATGAGAAAGCAAAAGAAATCCTGAATGTGTTGAACACTGGTATTACAAGCAACGATAATCAAGCAGCGGTGGAAGCAGCACAAAAGCTGGAAGGACTAATATCAATGATGACGGTTGAGCCACAAGCCGTGGAAGAAGCGCAGCCAGAGGAGGCAGCGCCACAGACCGAAGCTGAAGAACCACAAGAAGGAGAGGGACATGGACaagaaagagaaggagaagaagagcaagCCCCGACAGACCAGACCCAGGTGCAGACAGATGCAGAGGCAATGCAAGAAGCTCTGTTCTGA
- the LOC103838873 gene encoding phosphopantothenoylcysteine decarboxylase: MENGKRDRDDMEVQTAPRKPRVLLAASGSVAAIKFGNLCHCFAEWAEVRAVVSKSSLHFLDRLSLPREVTLYTDEDEWSSWNKIGDPVLHIELRRWADVMVIAPLSANTLAKIAGGLCDNLLTCIVRAWDYSKPVFVAPAMNTLMWNNPFTERHLCSLDELGVTLIPPIKKRLACGDYGNGAMAEPSLIYSTVRLFWESQVRQQS, translated from the exons ATGGAGAACGGGAAACGAGACAGAGACGACATGGAAGTGCAGACCGCACCACGGAAGCCACGCGTCCTCCTCGCCGCGAGCGGAAGCGTCGCCGCCATCAAATTCGGCAACCTCTGCCATTGCTTCGCCGAATGGGCCGAAGTGAGAGCCGTCGTCTCGAAATCGTCTCTCCACTTCCTCGACAGGCTCTCCCTCCCGCGGGAAGTCACTCTCTACACCGACGAAGACGAGTGGTCGAGCTGGAACAAGATCGGCGATCCAGTGCTTCACATCGAGCTCAGACGCTGGGCTGACGTCATGGTCATCGCTCCTTTGTCTGCTAACACATTAGCGAag attGCTGGTGGGCTGTGTGATAATCTTCTGACTTGCATCGTACGAGCTTGGGACTATAGCAAACCGGTCTTCGTTGCGCCTGCGATGAATACTTTGATGTGGAACAATCCTTTCACGGAGAGGCATCTTTGTTCGCTTGATGAGCTTGGGGTCACGCTCATTCCTCCCATCAAGAAGAGATTGGCGTGTGGTGACTATGGTAATGGTGCAATGGCTGAGCCTTCTTTGATTTATTCCACTGTTAGGCTCTTCTGGGAGTCGCAGGTTCGTCAGCAAAGTTGA
- the LOC103838883 gene encoding protein SUPPRESSOR OF NIM1 1-like produces the protein MDLHVSLPWELEEEILSRLPPQSLVRFRAVSKRWNSLLNNKSFINKHLSLSRPHFILLTKSKIYSIDIIDQRVTLRELHSSCRDSNLQYSRITTCDELLFCKYPPFHSKMETALWSPCLRQANLIKLYSVGKEFNAFGLGYDNSGPQKVHKLLLYHPPQVAAIYECASHVLRYINAPYEVRMPEIDRRSHVSLYGNLYWIDYNLQTGEYFIQSFEFTREIFKPFCLLPLQDNHCLNELRLAVWKGDRFSLLKQKFLRRKIEIWVTKNKIDDKEEVVWINFMTLTTTNLPNLFHKKCGVSYFIYDKTLFMCCGDDEASHPCIYIVKGDVCNKIQIGYGQVSWFSHCAYVPNLISVPLKFQI, from the coding sequence ATGGATCTGCATGTTAGCCTTCCGTGGGAACTGGAGGAAGAAATACTCTCTCGTCTTCCACCTCAGTCTCTTGTTCGATTCAGAGCCGTGTCTAAGAGATGGAACTCTCTCTTAAACAACAAGAGTTTCATCAACAAGCACTTGTCTCTCTCCCGTCCCCACTTCATCCTCCTAACCAAATCAAAGATTTATTCAATAGACATCATCGATCAAAGGGTAACTTTGCGTGAGCTACACTCTTCTTGTAGGGATTCAAATTTGCAATACAGCAGAATCACTACTTGCGATGAACTCTTGTTCTGTAAATATCCTCCATTCCATTCGAAGATGGAGACAGCGCTCTGGTCTCCATGTTTGAGACAGGCTAACTTGATAAAGTTGTATTCCGTGGGCAAAGAGTTCAATGCTTTCGGCTTAGGATACGACAACAGTGGACCCCAAAAGGTTCACAAGCTTTTACTGTACCACCCACCCCAGGTAGCTGCGATCTACGAGTGTGCTTCTCACGTGTTGAGGTACATTAATGCACCTTACGAGGTACGCATGCCTGAAATAGATAGACGGTCACATGTGTCTTTGTATGGAAATTTGTATTGGATTGATTACAATCTCCAGACTGGTGAGTATTTCATCCAAAGCTTTGAATTCACTAGGGAGATTTTCAAACCCTTTTGTCTCCTTCCCTTACAAGATAACCATTGTCTCAATGAACTTCGCCTTGCGGTTTGGAAAGGAGATCGGTTTTCGTTGTTAAAGCAAAAATTTTTAAGAAGGAAGATTGAAATTTGGGTAACTAAGAATAAGATTGATGATAAAGAGGAAGTGGTGTGGATAAACTTTATGACCTTGACAACAACTAACTTGCCAAATTTGTTTCACAAGAAGTGTGGTGTTAGTTACTTCATCTATGACAAGACCCTATTCATGTGTTGTGGCGACGATGAAGCTAGTCATCCTTGCATCTATATTGTGAAGGGAGATGTGTGCAATAAGATTCAGATAGGGTATGGCCAGGTCAGCTGGTTTTCTCACTGTGCCTATGTTCCAAATTTGATCTCGGTTCCTTTAAAATTTCAGATTTGA
- the LOC108871376 gene encoding LOW QUALITY PROTEIN: protein SUPPRESSOR OF NIM1 1-like (The sequence of the model RefSeq protein was modified relative to this genomic sequence to represent the inferred CDS: deleted 1 base in 1 codon; substituted 1 base at 1 genomic stop codon) has protein sequence LEEDILSRLPPKSLVRFRTVSKRWNSLFNDKSFINNHLSLSRPQFIFVTKSKVYSIDIIGQRINLHDIHSSCRYLNLKYGTFTSYDDLLLCKYPHRLVKETALWNPWLRQVNLIKLPLDRFFAVFGLGYNNSRPPKGSQDSTVLPPLPGSCDLRVCLTRVEVYXTPDEVHIPEIVKRSYVSLYGNLYWTAYSPQTREHFIQSFDFTREVFKTVCLLPLQENPCLDELLLAVCKGNRFSLLKQCYLTRKIEIWVMENKIDDKEEMAWINLMTSTATNLP, from the exons CTAGAGGAAGATATACTTTCTCGTCTTCCACCTAAATCTCTTGTTCGATTCAGAACCGTGTCGAAGAGATGGAACTCTCTTTTCAACGACAAGAGTTTCATCAACAACCACTTGTCTCTCTCCCGTCCCCAGTTCATCTTCGTGACCAAATCAAAGGTTTATTCAATAGACATCATCGGTCAAAGGATAAATTTACATGACATACACTCGTCTTGCAGATATTTAAATCTCAAATACGGAACCTTCACTAGTTACGATGATCTCTTGCTCTGTAAATATCCACACCGCTTGGTGAAGGAGACAGCCCTTTGGAATCCATGGTTGAGACAGGTAAACTTGATCAAGTTGCCCTTGGACAGATTCTTCGCTGTTTTCGGCTTGGGATACAACAATAGTAGACCCCCAAAAGGTTCACAAGATTCTACTGTACTACCCCCTCTCCCAGGAAGCTGCGATCTACGCGTGTGCCTCACACGCGTTGAGGTATATTAA ACACCTGACGAGGTACACATACCTGAAATAGTTAAACGGTCATATGTGTCCTTGTATGGAAATTTATATTGGACTGCTTACAGTCCCCAGACTCGTGAGCATTTCATCCAAAGCTTTGATTTCACTAGGGAGGTTTTCAAAACCGTTTGTCTCCTTCCCTTACAAGAAAATCCTTGTTTAGATGAACTTCTACTTGCGGTTTGTAAAGGAAATCGGTTTTCGTTGTTAAAGCAATGCTATTTAACAAGGAAGATTGAAATTTGGGTAATGGAAAATAAGATTGATGATAAAGAAGAAATGGCGTGGATAAACTTGATGACCTCGACAGCAACTAACTTGCCATAA
- the LOC103838891 gene encoding uncharacterized protein At3g17950: MQDPRNQVPPSPTISSVSSSDLDTESTGSFFHDRSITLGTLMGFSFTATMPMMPFRASSHRHVSPSISVSRATSSNATRRNLRKRPPPNSSERHRRRKWWRFCRDDDDDDAGNGMHRGSAECRRSSLGEYLEVERRSGDEAVYGSAEAELEGAVARYREQQPAAVGERALFADGRVLPPASAEVVSGEGTEAVTALCRFPVSLTGICSGGGG, encoded by the exons ATGCAAGATCCACGCAACCAGGTTCCACCTTCTCCCACAATCTCCTCCGTCTCTTCCTCCGATCTTGATACAGAG TCGACAGGATCCTTCTTCCATGACAGAAGCATCACACTTGGAACACTTATGGGGTTTAGTTTCACAGCAACCATGCCGATGATGCCATTCAGAGCTTCTTCTCACCGCCACGTGTCTCCCTCCATCTCAGTCTCACGTGCCACCAGCTCCAACGCTACAAGACGCAACCTGAGGAAGCGTCCTCCTCCGAACTCGTCTGAGCGGCATCGCCGTCGCAAGTGGTGGCGCTTTTGccgagacgacgacgacgacgacgccGGAAACGGGATGCACCGTGGGTCCGCAGAATGCAGACGGTCATCGCTCGGAGAGTATTTGGAGGTGGAAAGGAGGTCTGGAGACGAAGCTGTATATGGCTCAGCCGAGGCGGAGCTAGAGGGTGCGGTGGCGCGTTATAGGGAACAGCAGCCGGCGGCGGTTGGGGAAAGAGCGTTGTTCGCTGACGGGAGGGTTCTTCCTCCGGCTTCAGCTGAGGTTGTTAGCGGAGAAGGTACGGAGGCGGTTACGGCACTTTGTAGATTCCCGGTTTCCTTAACCGGTATATGCAGCGGAGGCGGAGGATAG